One stretch of Streptomyces peucetius DNA includes these proteins:
- a CDS encoding ABC transporter substrate-binding protein, which produces MPRNNRTAGVALAATTAISLLATACTGAADSGATDDPNARTTLTFWHGWSAPGEVEAIETNIASFEKKHPNIKVKVVKGITDDKLNQALRAGGSNAPDVVSSFSTDNVGRFCTTGALADLKPFLAKSGIDPAKTFLPRMAEYTEHEGKRCAVPLLGDAYGLYYNKKAFEEAGITAPPKTLSEFDKVAEKLTEAKGGSYEQLGFMPNFRGYETTFEHYAAQFGVRYFDDRGRSALAKDPAAKALFTWQKNLADKLGGYEKLEKFRTGLGDEWGPKHPFHTGQVAMQLDGEWRGKMAKDAGLDFEIGAAPFPVPDDQAADYGKGYLSGTILGIAGVSKKQNAAWELVKYLSTDTDAVVSFANAIHNVPSTVAALKSPKLNDDPLYRTFVDIAQHPKSAHAPSSVNGGAFLLTAQDLGVRYEAGREKDLDAGLRKTDAQVDKDNEQAR; this is translated from the coding sequence ATGCCCAGGAACAACCGGACCGCGGGTGTCGCGCTGGCCGCGACCACCGCGATATCGCTTCTTGCCACGGCCTGCACGGGAGCCGCCGACAGCGGCGCCACGGACGATCCGAACGCGCGGACCACGCTCACCTTCTGGCACGGCTGGTCCGCGCCCGGCGAGGTCGAGGCGATCGAGACGAACATCGCGTCGTTCGAGAAGAAGCACCCGAACATCAAGGTCAAGGTCGTCAAGGGCATCACGGACGACAAGCTCAACCAGGCGCTGCGGGCCGGCGGTTCGAACGCGCCGGACGTGGTCTCCTCCTTCTCCACCGACAACGTGGGCCGGTTCTGCACCACGGGCGCGCTCGCCGACCTGAAGCCGTTCCTGGCGAAGTCGGGGATCGACCCGGCCAAGACCTTCCTGCCGCGGATGGCCGAGTACACCGAGCACGAAGGCAAGCGGTGCGCGGTGCCGCTGCTGGGCGACGCGTACGGCCTCTACTACAACAAGAAGGCCTTCGAGGAGGCCGGGATCACCGCGCCGCCGAAGACGCTGTCCGAGTTCGACAAGGTCGCCGAGAAACTCACCGAGGCCAAGGGCGGCAGCTACGAACAGCTCGGCTTCATGCCCAACTTCCGGGGCTACGAGACGACCTTCGAACACTACGCCGCGCAGTTCGGCGTCCGGTACTTCGACGACCGGGGCAGGTCCGCCCTGGCGAAGGACCCCGCCGCGAAGGCCCTGTTCACCTGGCAGAAGAACCTGGCCGACAAGCTCGGCGGCTACGAGAAGCTGGAGAAGTTCCGCACCGGCCTCGGCGACGAGTGGGGCCCCAAGCACCCCTTCCACACCGGCCAGGTCGCCATGCAGCTCGACGGCGAGTGGCGCGGCAAGATGGCCAAGGACGCCGGCCTGGACTTCGAGATCGGTGCGGCGCCGTTCCCGGTCCCCGACGACCAGGCCGCCGACTACGGCAAGGGCTACCTGTCCGGCACGATCCTCGGTATCGCGGGCGTCAGCAAGAAGCAGAACGCGGCCTGGGAGCTGGTGAAGTACCTCTCCACCGACACCGACGCGGTCGTCTCGTTCGCCAACGCCATCCACAACGTCCCGTCCACCGTGGCGGCGCTGAAGTCGCCGAAGCTGAACGACGACCCGCTGTACCGCACGTTCGTGGACATCGCGCAGCACCCGAAGAGCGCCCACGCCCCGTCGTCGGTCAACGGCGGGGCGTTCCTGCTGACCGCGCAGGACCTCGGCGTGCGCTACGAGGCAGGCCGTGAGAAGGACCTCGACGCCGGCCTGCGGAAGACCGACGCCCAGGTCGACAAGGACAACGAGCAGGCCCGCTGA
- a CDS encoding carbohydrate ABC transporter permease: MAATALHPAGRALRSKHRRSALRTLGFLSPWLIGFAVFFVYPLVSTVYFSFMKYDGFAPPTWVGLKNWSYVLGDYPFFWPALRNTLWLVAVMVSLRVLFGLGIGLLITKVKTGAGVFRTLFYLPYLAPPVAATMSFVFLLNPGTGPANTILEGIGLPAPGWFTDPAWSKPSLTILALWGIGDLMVIFMAALLDVPKEQYEAAELDGARAWQRFRYVTLPNISPIVLFAVVTGVIATMQYYTEPLVAAKVASGVIGGSGQQFEPGYPDRTTLTVPQTVYNLGFQRFDTGAACVVALVLFALAMAFTAFLMRRRSGFMSTED, encoded by the coding sequence ATGGCCGCCACCGCCCTCCACCCGGCCGGCCGCGCGCTGCGGTCCAAGCACCGCAGGTCGGCGCTGCGGACGCTCGGCTTCCTCTCCCCCTGGCTGATCGGCTTCGCGGTCTTCTTCGTCTACCCGCTCGTCTCGACCGTCTACTTCTCCTTCATGAAGTACGACGGGTTCGCCCCGCCGACGTGGGTGGGCCTGAAGAACTGGTCGTACGTCTTGGGCGACTACCCCTTCTTCTGGCCGGCGCTGCGCAACACCCTGTGGCTGGTCGCCGTCATGGTGTCGCTGCGGGTCCTGTTCGGCCTCGGCATCGGGCTGCTGATCACGAAGGTCAAGACGGGGGCCGGGGTCTTCCGGACGCTGTTCTACCTGCCGTACCTGGCCCCGCCCGTCGCCGCCACCATGTCGTTCGTCTTCCTGCTCAACCCCGGTACGGGACCGGCGAACACGATCCTGGAGGGGATCGGACTGCCGGCCCCCGGCTGGTTCACCGACCCGGCCTGGTCCAAGCCGTCCCTGACGATCCTGGCCCTGTGGGGCATCGGCGACCTGATGGTGATCTTCATGGCCGCGCTGCTGGACGTACCGAAGGAGCAGTACGAGGCGGCGGAGCTGGACGGCGCCCGGGCGTGGCAGCGCTTCCGTTACGTCACGCTGCCGAACATCTCGCCCATCGTGCTCTTCGCAGTGGTCACAGGGGTGATCGCGACGATGCAGTACTACACGGAGCCACTGGTGGCGGCGAAGGTCGCGAGCGGGGTGATCGGCGGCTCGGGGCAGCAGTTCGAGCCCGGTTACCCGGACAGGACGACGCTCACCGTCCCGCAGACCGTCTACAACCTCGGCTTCCAGCGCTTCGACACCGGCGCGGCCTGTGTGGTGGCCCTGGTGCTGTTCGCACTGGCCATGGCGTTCACGGCGTTCCTGATGCGGCGGCGCTCCGGCTTCATGTCCACGGAGGACTGA
- a CDS encoding carbohydrate ABC transporter permease, giving the protein MTPTPAPAAARTAAASGRSTGARRAARRRAALEWIAVHSLAIAAALFFLLPFVFVFLTAVMSDDQALTRDLWPHTWEWGNFATVWNTPGFLTWWRNTLLYAGLGTVLAVGSSIPVAYALAKFRFRGRNLAMMLVIATMMLPPQVVIVPMYLFWAKQLDLAGTLWPLIIPFAFGNAFTIFLLRQFLLTVPKEYTEAARIDGCGEFRTMVRIVLPMARPAIAAVALFHFFYCWNDYFGPQIYASENPAAWTLSYGLESFKGAHQTDWNLTMAATVMIMAPVIVVFFFAQKAFIEGVTLTGVKG; this is encoded by the coding sequence ATGACACCGACCCCGGCCCCGGCCGCCGCCCGCACGGCGGCCGCCTCCGGCCGGAGCACCGGAGCGCGGCGGGCGGCACGGCGGCGTGCTGCCCTGGAGTGGATCGCGGTCCACTCGCTGGCGATCGCCGCCGCGCTGTTCTTCCTGCTGCCGTTCGTCTTCGTGTTCCTGACGGCGGTGATGAGCGACGACCAGGCCCTCACGCGGGACCTGTGGCCGCACACCTGGGAATGGGGCAACTTCGCCACCGTGTGGAACACACCCGGGTTCCTGACCTGGTGGCGCAACACCCTGCTCTACGCGGGGCTGGGCACCGTCCTCGCCGTCGGCTCCAGCATCCCGGTGGCGTACGCGCTGGCCAAGTTCCGCTTCCGCGGCCGGAATCTGGCGATGATGCTCGTCATCGCGACGATGATGCTGCCGCCGCAGGTCGTCATCGTACCGATGTACCTCTTCTGGGCGAAGCAGCTGGATCTCGCGGGCACGCTGTGGCCGCTGATCATCCCGTTCGCCTTCGGCAACGCGTTCACGATCTTCCTGCTGCGCCAGTTCCTGCTGACCGTCCCCAAGGAGTACACGGAGGCGGCAAGGATCGACGGCTGCGGAGAGTTCCGCACGATGGTGCGGATCGTGCTGCCGATGGCCAGGCCGGCCATCGCGGCCGTGGCCCTCTTCCACTTCTTCTACTGCTGGAACGACTACTTCGGCCCACAGATCTACGCCTCGGAGAACCCGGCCGCCTGGACGCTGAGCTACGGCCTGGAGTCCTTCAAGGGCGCGCATCAGACCGACTGGAACCTGACCATGGCCGCCACGGTGATGATCATGGCTCCGGTGATCGTGGTCTTCTTCTTCGCGCAAAAGGCCTTCATCGAAGGCGTCACACTGACCGGAGTGAAGGGCTAG
- a CDS encoding 6-phospho-beta-glucosidase: MKLAVVGGGSTYTPELIDGFARMRDTLPIEELVLVDPAAGRLELVGGLARRIFAKQGHPGKIVTTSDVDSGVAGADAVLLQLRVGGQAAREQDETWPLECGCVGQETTGAGGLAKALRTVPVVLDIAERVRRTNPDAWIIDFTNPVGIVTRALLQAGYKAVGLCNVAIGFQRKFARLLDVVPSEVHLDHVGLNHLTWETAVRLGGPEGEDVLPRLLAEHGDAVAGDLRMPRELIERLGVVPSYYLRYFYGHDEVVRELRTKPSRAAEVAEMEKRLLEMYGDPQLDEKPELLAKRGGAFYSEAAVDLAASMLSGAGSPYQVVNTYNNGTLSFLPDDAVIEVQAAVGTKGTAPLPVGGPDPLYAGLIANVTAYEDLALEAALRGGRERVFRALLSHPLVGQYEYAEKLTDRLIAHNREHLAWA, translated from the coding sequence ATGAAGCTCGCTGTCGTGGGGGGCGGTTCCACCTACACCCCCGAACTCATCGATGGTTTCGCGCGGATGCGCGACACCCTGCCGATCGAGGAACTCGTCCTCGTCGACCCCGCGGCCGGCCGGCTGGAGCTGGTCGGCGGCCTCGCCCGGCGGATCTTCGCCAAGCAGGGCCACCCGGGGAAGATCGTCACCACGTCGGACGTCGACTCCGGCGTCGCGGGGGCCGACGCCGTCCTGCTGCAGCTGCGCGTGGGCGGGCAGGCCGCCCGAGAGCAGGACGAGACCTGGCCGCTGGAGTGCGGCTGCGTCGGCCAGGAGACCACCGGGGCGGGCGGTCTCGCCAAGGCGCTGCGAACCGTGCCGGTCGTCCTCGACATCGCGGAGCGGGTACGCCGCACCAACCCGGACGCGTGGATCATCGACTTCACCAACCCGGTGGGCATCGTCACCCGTGCGCTGCTGCAGGCCGGGTACAAGGCCGTCGGGCTGTGCAACGTCGCCATCGGCTTCCAGCGGAAGTTCGCCCGTCTGCTGGACGTGGTGCCGTCCGAGGTCCATCTGGACCATGTCGGGCTCAACCACCTCACCTGGGAGACCGCCGTCCGGCTCGGCGGCCCGGAGGGCGAGGACGTCCTGCCGCGGCTGCTCGCCGAGCACGGTGACGCCGTCGCCGGCGATCTGCGCATGCCGCGGGAGCTGATCGAGCGTCTCGGCGTCGTCCCCTCGTACTACCTGCGGTACTTCTACGGCCACGACGAGGTCGTACGGGAACTGCGGACCAAGCCGTCCCGGGCCGCCGAGGTCGCGGAGATGGAGAAGCGGCTGCTGGAGATGTACGGCGACCCGCAGCTCGACGAGAAGCCGGAGCTGCTCGCCAAACGGGGAGGCGCCTTCTACTCGGAGGCGGCCGTGGACCTCGCCGCCTCGATGCTGAGCGGTGCCGGCTCCCCGTACCAGGTGGTGAACACGTACAACAACGGCACGCTCTCCTTCCTGCCGGACGACGCCGTCATCGAGGTGCAGGCCGCCGTCGGCACCAAGGGAACGGCACCCCTGCCGGTGGGCGGACCCGACCCGCTGTACGCGGGGCTGATCGCGAACGTGACGGCCTACGAGGACCTGGCACTGGAGGCCGCACTGCGCGGCGGGCGCGAACGGGTCTTCCGGGCGCTGCTGTCACATCCGCTGGTCGGGCAGTACGAGTACGCCGAGAAGCTCACCGACCGGCTGATCGCGCACAACCGGGAGCACCTCGCGTGGGCGTGA
- a CDS encoding N-acetylglucosamine kinase, producing MGVTESSGVDRAGARAAVLAIDAGNSKTDVAFVGADGSVLASSRGPGFQPPKTGVTAAVDTLAATVEEARTKGGITGVVEHVSACLANADLPVEERQLTAALHELGWGRTTQVRNDTFAILRAGVDEPRGVAVVCGAGINCVGMLPDGRTARFPALGRISGDWGGGGGLADEALWHAARAEDGRGEPTALAAALPGHFGLDSMYALIEALHLGRIAAARRHELAPVLFATSAAGDPVARSLVHRQAEEVVAMATVALERLGLLDEEVPVLLGGSVLAARHRQLDGRIRELLALRAPKAVVEVVTAAPVLGAALLGLDRIGAPSEAGAALREHYA from the coding sequence GTGGGCGTGACCGAGTCCTCCGGGGTAGACCGCGCGGGGGCCCGTGCGGCCGTGCTCGCCATCGATGCGGGGAACAGCAAGACCGACGTGGCCTTCGTCGGCGCCGACGGCTCCGTGCTCGCCTCGAGCCGGGGGCCCGGCTTCCAGCCGCCGAAGACCGGTGTCACGGCGGCGGTCGACACCCTCGCCGCCACGGTCGAGGAGGCCAGGACCAAAGGCGGGATCACCGGTGTGGTCGAGCACGTCTCCGCGTGTCTCGCCAACGCCGACCTGCCCGTGGAGGAGCGGCAGTTGACCGCCGCCCTGCACGAACTGGGCTGGGGACGCACCACCCAGGTGCGCAACGACACCTTCGCGATACTGCGGGCCGGGGTGGACGAGCCCCGGGGCGTGGCCGTCGTGTGCGGGGCGGGCATCAACTGCGTCGGCATGCTGCCCGACGGCCGCACCGCCCGCTTCCCCGCACTCGGCAGGATCTCCGGGGACTGGGGCGGCGGCGGGGGCCTCGCGGACGAGGCCCTGTGGCATGCGGCACGGGCCGAGGACGGTCGCGGGGAACCGACGGCACTGGCCGCCGCCCTGCCCGGACACTTCGGTCTCGACTCGATGTACGCGCTGATCGAGGCACTGCACCTCGGTCGCATCGCGGCGGCACGGCGGCACGAGCTGGCGCCGGTGCTCTTCGCGACGAGCGCGGCGGGCGACCCGGTGGCCCGGTCGCTGGTGCACCGGCAGGCGGAGGAGGTCGTGGCGATGGCGACCGTCGCGCTCGAGCGCCTCGGACTCCTCGACGAGGAGGTGCCGGTGCTGCTCGGAGGCAGTGTGCTGGCCGCCCGCCATCGCCAGTTGGACGGGCGCATCCGCGAACTGCTTGCCCTCCGGGCGCCGAAGGCGGTCGTCGAGGTGGTGACGGCAGCGCCGGTGCTGGGGGCGGCGCTGCTGGGATTGGACCGTATCGGGGCTCCGTCGGAGGCGGGGGCGGCGCTGCGGGAGCACTACGCGTGA